A single Oryza brachyantha chromosome 8, ObraRS2, whole genome shotgun sequence DNA region contains:
- the LOC121055194 gene encoding rRNA 2'-O-methyltransferase fibrillarin-like: MEVEASDSGGAGDGAAAAGGGGGRSWTCPASRAGGEERGEHGGSSYGRRLRRRCRAMEPRRPVMEAPGGGAGRRRGPVMEVERGRSMGRRAGGAGGGAGPATGVLQRRARSVCLREREHNGRDIDVHGGCPFCDRYADRWICKNNYSHSRAQEHKNGQYMQVGDG, translated from the exons atggaggtggaggcgtCGGACAGCGGCGGGGCCGGCGATggagccgcggcggccggcggtggaggcggccggTCGTGGACGTGCCCGGCCAGCAGAGCaggtggagaggagaggggagagcaTGGAGGCAGCAGCTACGGCCGGCGATTGAGGCGGCGGTGCCGGGCGATGGAGCCACGGCGGCCGGTGATGGAGGCTCCTGGCGGCGGTgccgggcggcgacggggccCGGTAATGGAggtggagagggggaggagcaTGGGGAGGCGAGCAGgtggggccggcggcggcgctgggccggcgaccggcgttCTCCAGCGACGAGCTCGATCTGTTTGcttgagggagagagagcacaACGGGAGGGACAT AGACGTGCATGGAGGGTGCCCTTTCTGTGACCGTTACGCAGATAGGTGGATATGCAAGAACAACTACAGCCACAGCAGAGCACAAGAACACAAGAACGGCCAGTATATGCAA